In Lycorma delicatula isolate Av1 chromosome 10, ASM4794821v1, whole genome shotgun sequence, a genomic segment contains:
- the LOC142331587 gene encoding rapamycin-insensitive companion of mTOR-like: MGVSSWMVRNILSSRGTRGSTGTDKGIKLDPSRGVAENVKEILISVSKKHGVSESHQISYLNGFVKIITDENGDKDFGFPTEDILLCLRPAMVHESSLVRAAALRVVKFLIQTKQDFASCIKLQYPCLLVRSLDFLLDNDCERTQALRVV, translated from the exons atgggGGTTTCCAGCTGGATGGTTAGAAATATTCTTTCTAGTCGTGGAACtagag gtTCCACTGGCACCGATAAAGGAATAAAATTGGATCCTAGTAGAG GAGTTGCTGAAAATGTAAAGGAGATATTGATCAGTGTATCAAAAAAACATGGTGTTTCAGAAAGTCatcaaattagttatttaaatggatttgttaaaattataactgatgaAAATGGTGATAAAGATTTTGGATTTCCAACTGAAGATATATTATTGTG CTTACGACCTGCTATGGTACATGAATCTAGTCTTGTTCGAGCAGCTGCACTTCGAGTcgttaaatttcttattcaaacTAAACAGGATTTTGcttcttgtataaaattacagtatCCATGTTTGTTAGTgag ATCTTTAGATTTTTTACTGGATAATGATTGTGAAAGGACTCAAGCACTACGTGTTGTATGA
- the LOC142330960 gene encoding uncharacterized protein LOC142330960, producing the protein MTPPDIRDRMIRAVLGTLVELFMTSRTASVLRDVRDALSDIAEKHSKGTVGNGTDNNPYVPEFDTYTEPQIFNVPELLPLSPNPPLEYDILNEPDPVNFDPPYSKSPDWFDLARTKGKSSSNKNKLTQLLTKECDEAIKESGVLSVKDPFIWNWDSVSETNFSTETQLQWTHFVLVSLLRSWPGVLNFCHPEKDGLRSIVNTLYLNQREIRENCCI; encoded by the exons ATGACACCTCCTGATATACGTGATCGAATGATTCGAGCAGTTCTGGGTACACTCGTTgagttatttat gaCTTCAAGAACAGCAAGTGTTCTTCGTGATGTGAGAGATGCTTTATCAGACATTGCTGAGAAACACAGCAAAGGGACTGTTGGAAATGGCACTGATAACAATCCTTATGTCCCTGAATTTGATACATATACTGAGCCTCAAATATTCAATGTTCCAGAACTGTTACCTTTATCCCCAAATCCACCTCTGGAATATGATATCCTTAATGAACCAGATCCAGTTAATTTTGATCCACCGTATTCCA AATCTCCAGATTGGTTTGATCTTGCAAGAACTAAAGGAAAATcgtcatcaaataaaaataaattaactcag ttattaacAAAAGAGTGTGATGAAGCAATAAAGGAATCAGGTGTGTTGTCTGTTAAAGATCCATTCATTTGGAACTGGGATTCAGTTag tgaaactAACTTCTCGACTGAAACACAGCTGCAGTGGACGCATTTTGTACTTGTTTCGTTGTTACGATCTTGGCCTGGTGTTCTAAATTTTTGTCATCCTGAGAAAGATGGTTTAAGATCAATAGTTAATACTCTTTATTTAAATCAACGTGAAATTAGG gagaATTGTTGCATTTAA